One Skermanella pratensis genomic window, GCCCTTGTGCTGTCCATGCCTGTCATGGCGCCGCTGAGCCTGTATGCCATGCCGCCGTCCTGGGCGGGCGTCGGCCACGCGGCATGGCTGGGCCTCGCCTATGTGTCGCTGTTCAGCATGCTGATCGGCTTCGTCTTCTGGTATCGCGGCCTGTCCCAGGGCGGCATCGCCGCCGTCGGGCAGCTGCAACTGCTCCAACCCTTCTTCGGGCTGACGCTGGCGGCGGCCCTGCTGGGCGAAACGGTCGGCTGGCCCATGGTCGCCGTCACCGCCGCCGTGGTGCTCTGCGTCGCCGGGGCGAAGCGGTTCGCCTCGTGAGGACCGTTTTCGAAACCGCCGGGCTTGCCCTATAACCACCCCATGAGACCGCAGAAACCCCTGCCCACGGACCCGCCCGCCGCCGAGGAGGTCGCACGCCAGACCGCGCGGTTCCGGGCGCTGATCGCCAAGCCGACGCGCGAGCGGCTCCGCAATCTTGTCGCGGCCTGCCATCGCCAGCTGGAGCGGACGGTGGCCGCTCACCCGCCGCGCCAGGCGGTCGCCTGCCGCATGGGCTGCGACCATTGCTGCCATCTCTACGTCTCCGCGACGGCGCCGGAACTGCTGGCCATCGCGGAGCATGTCGCCGGCTGGCCGGAGGATCGGCGCGCCGCGCTTCGGTCCCGGCTGGCCGAGGCGCTCCCCGCGACCCGCGGCCTGCCTCCCGTCGAGCGGGTGAGGCTCGGCCGTCCCTGTCCCATGCTGGAAGGCGGATTGTGCGGCATCTATCCGGTCCGGCCGCTGGGCTGCCGGGCCTATGCCTCGTTCGATGCCGGCGCCTGCGAGCGGTCGACGCGGGAGCGGGACGCCGGGGCCCAGATCCCCGTTCCCAAGATAAACATG contains:
- a CDS encoding YkgJ family cysteine cluster protein, with amino-acid sequence MRPQKPLPTDPPAAEEVARQTARFRALIAKPTRERLRNLVAACHRQLERTVAAHPPRQAVACRMGCDHCCHLYVSATAPELLAIAEHVAGWPEDRRAALRSRLAEALPATRGLPPVERVRLGRPCPMLEGGLCGIYPVRPLGCRAYASFDAGACERSTRERDAGAQIPVPKINMRSRRLLSHCLRAALADRGLDGSSYELIEGLSRVLETPDADARWAAGEEILAGVRTDT